Proteins from one Penaeus monodon isolate SGIC_2016 chromosome 39, NSTDA_Pmon_1, whole genome shotgun sequence genomic window:
- the LOC119597399 gene encoding uncharacterized protein LOC119597399 translates to MGPKGVFAVLFMAALSSSQLAMVASYPASGAVLSESNNGNTKTGECAYSDSNGRQIKISYTETASGEITITSGSGYYEDGKEDLRKCRQAAEQAQREAEKAVEEYMKSISDLDKNFKNQEEELEKTMKDLDAQVGGSGGVGRVGDGNERLLMVLAFIFSALWKQVEFL, encoded by the exons ATGGGTCCCAAGGGAGTGTTTGCAGTGCTGTTCATGGCAGCCCTGAGCAGCAGCCAGCTTGCAATGGTAGCCTCTTATCCCGCTTCTGGGGCTGTGCTGAGCGAGTCGAATAATGGCAACACGAAGACGGGAGAGTGCGCATATTCTGACTCTAATGGAAGGCAGATTAag ATCAGTTACACAGAGACAGCCTCAGGGGAAATAACGATAACTTCTGGTAGTGGGTACTACGAAGATGGCAAAGAGGACCTCCGCAAGTGCCGTCAAGCAGCTGAACAGGCACAGAGGGAAGCAGAGAAGGCTGTTGAAGAATACATGAAATCAATCAGTGACCTGGACAAGAATTTCAAGAACCAGGAGGAAGAATTGGAGAAGACTATGAAGGATCTTGATGCACAGGTGGGCGGCAGTGGAGGAGTAGGTAGGGTTGGTGATGGTAATGAGAGGTTGCTGATGGTGCTGGCCTTCATTTTCTCCGCTTTGTGGAAACAAGTGGAGTTCCTCTAA